A section of the Solitalea canadensis DSM 3403 genome encodes:
- a CDS encoding FecR family protein — translation MQFERYTVEDFLTNDSFINYCFKSNESDIAFWEEWIKNHPEKQAEFSEAKSLFVSMSIQLSETEKKEELGKLQQAIWEINRNSQKRSIQLKPINIIQRVATIAAIVVLSIGGIWLVREFSAKTYSTATAHFTTYASAKGERKTVKLPDGTSVILNSNSSISISDNFNAQKREVNLKGEALFDVAHNKEKPFIVAAGNLKVQALGTSFKVRQYDFDQQLKVSLLEGKVRVSQQLKDESKMEVILHPGEAVYLNADSPDLRKQSFDLIAENNWKEGKLIFKDASVEQIASQLEYWYGVKIVPPANVKKSVRFNGEFLNKKPEEVLAAIAYVTHLNYEVKNNTITLRNKN, via the coding sequence CTTTAAAAGCAATGAAAGTGATATTGCCTTTTGGGAAGAATGGATCAAGAACCATCCGGAGAAACAAGCAGAATTTTCAGAAGCAAAGTCTTTGTTTGTTTCTATGTCCATTCAATTATCGGAAACCGAGAAAAAAGAAGAACTAGGTAAGCTACAGCAAGCCATATGGGAGATTAATAGAAATTCGCAAAAACGTTCAATCCAACTTAAGCCAATCAATATAATTCAACGAGTAGCCACTATTGCCGCCATCGTGGTTCTTTCCATCGGCGGCATCTGGCTCGTCCGCGAGTTTTCAGCCAAAACATATTCTACTGCAACCGCACATTTTACGACTTACGCATCAGCTAAAGGCGAGCGCAAAACTGTTAAACTGCCTGATGGAACTTCAGTAATACTTAACTCAAACTCAAGCATCAGCATTTCCGACAACTTTAATGCGCAAAAACGAGAAGTGAACCTTAAAGGAGAAGCATTGTTTGATGTTGCCCATAACAAGGAAAAACCATTTATTGTTGCAGCCGGTAATCTAAAAGTACAGGCATTAGGAACTTCATTTAAAGTACGCCAGTACGACTTTGACCAGCAACTTAAAGTTTCACTTCTGGAAGGGAAAGTACGCGTTTCTCAACAGCTAAAGGATGAATCTAAAATGGAAGTTATTCTTCATCCGGGAGAAGCTGTTTACCTGAACGCCGATAGTCCGGATTTACGCAAGCAATCATTTGACCTGATTGCCGAAAACAACTGGAAAGAAGGCAAGCTGATCTTTAAAGATGCATCTGTAGAACAAATAGCTTCACAGCTTGAATATTGGTACGGGGTGAAGATCGTCCCTCCTGCCAATGTAAAAAAATCAGTACGCTTTAACGGTGAATTTCTTAATAAGAAACCTGAAGAGGTGCTTGCTGCGATAGCTTATGTTACCCACCTTAATTATGAAGTAAAAAATAACACGATCACATTAAGAAATAAAAACTAA